In the genome of Fusarium graminearum PH-1 chromosome 2, whole genome shotgun sequence, the window GACCGGGctgctggttgttgttgtcggcCATTGTGGATGTTTGGTTGGTGTAAGTGGTTGAGGTTGTACGGTGTAAGGTGCTTTTGCTGTAGGAGTCCAAGATAATCTTGTAAAATGAAGTGCCTGAGGGAATGTCAGAACAGAAAGCAAAGTCCCCAAACAGTCATTTTAAATGCCAACCTCCCTACTCGTCTACAACGCCGATGACATCGATCTCATGCTTCGCATACAGTCATGACATCACCTTCTTCGAACGTGACACCCTCCGCGTTAGGCCATTTATAGCGACAAGGCCCCTGGAATTATGGGTATACTTTATTGAAGCACCGCCACAGCTGCCGCCTCAACGCCCCAGCTGTCTCGACCATAGGTGGCCCGAGCTTGTCGAGCTCCCATGAGCCACATGTCCTCAGCGCGAATCCTCCATCAGCTGCATCGTGGAATTATCAAGctctccaacatcatcgctcCAAGTCACGCCATTGCTATACACCAGTCACGATGCTGTCAAGTCTTGGAAACCCGCGGCAGGCTGCTGCGCAGGTCATGAACTTCGCACTCATCCTGTCCACGGCCTTTATGGTACAAACTCGTGTCCTCTCTGATGCATGGGACGCATGCTAACGTCGTCGCAGATGTGGAAGGGTCTCTCCGTTATCAGCGATTCACCGTCACCgatcgtcgtcgttctcTCTGGCTCAATGGAGCCTGCCTTTCAACGAGGCGATCTTCTCTTCCTATGGAACCGAAACCTGATGGCCGAGACCGATGTGGGCGAAGTGGTGGTTTATaacgtcaaggacaaggacattCCCATTGTGCACCGAGTTGTACGCAAGTTTGGAAAGGGGTGCGTTTACAATACCCAACAAATGATATAATGGCTAACGGCGCGCAGCGACAAGGCACAGCTTCTCACAAAGGGCGACAACAACCTCTCTGACGATACGGAGCTCTACGCTAAGAACCAGGACTATTTGGTGCGCAAGGACATTATTGGCAGTGTTGTCGGTTACATCCCCTTTGTCGGCTACGTGACAATTCTCTTGTCAGAGTACCCTTGGTTGAAGACGGTGATGCTGGGTATCATGGGTCTTTTGGTCGTTCTGCAGCGAGAATAGAACGTTTGACAcgaaagatggagaattTCATGGGATATATATATGGCGGACAACATTCAAATATTTTGTACAAAAGCGAAGCGTCACCCAGTGTCGTCAGTGTCGATTGATACCCGTTGCAAGGATTGTTGCAAAAGCACGTGTTTGTGATTTCCGACCAGGACAGAGATGAAGGATCAAAGCGTGATAAATTGTGGTGCCAAGTCGGCAGAGACGAAGTGACAACAATATCGGTAGGCCGGTCGCCGGCTTGGCAGCCTTTACCAGTCTTATTAGGTGTCGAGCGCAGAGTAGTGGCAACCTGAGAGGTCTAGTGAGAGCGCTACCAGAActtgtgttggttgaaacACATGAGTCATTCTTGGTTGGCTGAGATCAATGGCGTTTAGGCTGTAGCCTTATGAAATCGGTTTCTTGCAACTCGGCGATTTCCCTTTCACGTCCCCTGGACTAATCTCAGCGGCATATGGACCGATACCAAAAGGGGCTAAAGGTATCATCGTCACAAAGGAATCTCAACGGCGGCCGCCAAGGATTAATGGAAATTTTCAAGGTCTTTTACTTCTCTTTAGCGAGTTCTATTCCAGAAGGAATTTGGTTGGTCTTTATCTCCGGCAGTGGCTTTGCAGCCTTTCGCGAGTTCCTGAGTCGATCCATGTTTCATATCTCAGCTCCTTTTTGGGAAAAGGGATGCAACACCTGccaaaccaacaacaaccaggaTCATGGCTGTACGGCATTTGGGCCTTCGTATGAGAAACAACTTGCAACACTGCCCACACAAGGTGCAGTCCAGGCTGGGCAAGTTCTCGATTGACTAGAAAAGCTGCTTTGCCTCATGCAAACAGCGCTTAGGCGTGTCTCGTGTACCCCTTAGATCAACACTCCGGGATTAAAGACTCCATCCATCACGCTACCGCGTCCATGAGACCAATGAAACGCATGGACTAACACTGTTTTCAGCCCCTGCAAGGGTAAAGCAATGTCATGTCGTCGGTTGCTTTTGATCAATGTCGCCTGCCTGGGGGGTTTCATCGCTTGGCTTTTAGTAAAGCGAGTAGGCGAGCAACTAGCTTATTAGTAACTATAAGTTTCTTTTACTACCCGTCGCATTGTGCGAAGGACCTCTTTTTTCCTATTTCCTATTTGGTTCTTCCGTCACCCAGTCATTCGTTCGCTCATTTGTACTTACTACCTTTCTGTTGTATTCTTTTTcgctttgtctctttttcatTCATTTTGTACTATACAACTATACAAAGCAAAAAACAATCCGCTCGCTTGCTTATACGACAATTACCTCGCGTCGTGTGAGGTTTCCAGACACCCAAGGGAAGAGTGGTAACCACGACACACATCAACGAGTGATAATTCCTCACATCAGAAATAATTCGATCTCGATCTAAACAACATTGAGTAAACAAATACATTTCGAGATGGCACCCGAAGCCTCTTCTCAAACGGACAACGCGCCGCCGACATCACCTAACCCTGCTTTCCCTCCGAATGCCCAACACCCAGCTCAGACATTCgaccagcaacaacaatcgcagcagcaacaggcCGGATTCCAGCAGGATCCTCGAAGCTACGGTCCTGCCTTTGCGCCCTACccgcaacaacagcagcagcagccacctATTCCACCACAATGGACCCCTCCTCGAGTCCAAGAGGCCAAGGGTTGGATGATCACCAAGTTGGCGCTTCACGGTATCGACATTGTTACATGCATTGTTGGTTTGGCTCTCACGGGTGCTTTGAAGAACGTTGAGACCCTCGGCTTGGTGGCGGTTGGTGCTTGCCCTCTGGTATGACTTTAACTTCTATCTTGACGATTCATATACTAACATTGACAAGTTCGTCATGGCCATAATCTGGGATATTGCAGAGCTTCTCACTCGCTTCGGACGTAAGTGGAAGGCTGGTATTCATCCTGGTGCCCACGTCGCCATCCATCTGTTCATCTGGCTCGGTGCTGCTATCGTTGGTGGTCTGGAGAGTACTTTCAGCGCTTACTACACCTCCTTCGACTACCTTGATGAGGATTGTGAGTACAACCGTAAAGAGAGGCGATATGTTTGTACGAGCAGCGAAGGTGTTGCCAGCAAGCAATCGCTTTTTGTCGCACTGTCAGTATTCACCTGTCttctctggctctggcagTTTGTTCTCTTCGTCGGTGCTTGTATCGATACACAAAAGCGAAACGCTGCTTTGAGGAAGCCCGTCGTGGTATGGGGTGGTCCTCCTTACTGGGGACCCGGAACACAGGGTTTCCAACAGATGCCTCAGTACTACGCAGCTCCTCAGGGACAAGGCTTTCCCATGCAGACCTGGTCGCCACCGCAGAACGCTCCTGGAAATGGCAAGGAGGCAGCGACTACGACTCAACCTCAACCCGCAGCAGAGCGATATGCTTAAATAACGGGGATGcaaggtgatgaagaaatgagaAGCTCACTCGACTTCGTTCGATCTGGCGTTTCAAGGTCATTTATTCCACGCCCCCCAACTCATGATTCCGATACGTGGCGTTGTAGTGTCTGATCAGTTGGAATCGCTATGCCTCATGAACTCAGATACCCTCAAATAGTTCCAAGCTATTGGCTAAATAACAAGAATAGTGCAGTGCTTACTGCAACATATTCTCTTCTAAACACAAGGAGAAAGTGACAAGAGATAGAAGACCATTTCAATTTATATGTATTAGATACCTACTTATAATCGAGGAGTTTTATATGTGCACGTACCTGAAGTGAAGAGACTGGAGACAGTTAACCTAGTCCAGCACAGCGAATGGTTAGCGATACTCATGATATTGGACTGCGCTGTTGCAGTTGCAAGGAACAGCACACTGGAGTCGTTGTTTCGACAAATTACTAATTTTGGTACAAGCGATTCAATCATTATTATGGAGAGAactgcttctccttggtagACTTTGGAACAATCATCTAGCATTGGTCTCTAAAGCTGGGCGATATCCTGATTTGGAAACTTGGTAATGTTACAAGCTTGGAACACTCGCTGATCGTTCATCAGGGCTATCGATCTGTGGATCTAGCCCACTACGCCTCCAGTATACTAATAGACCTGAAAAGTATTTAATCAGATGTATTACCTACATTATAATAATACCAAGAAACCACGAACAAAGATCCGATTGCGTGGTGACAGTATCGGTAGTGGAATATTCCATTGTCATCACATTACCCTACACtacgacgacaacagctcAGCGTCGCATGCCAACAAAGCCAGAGCTATGACCCGACACTAAGACATTAACAATGTTAATCGTTAGATGGAGTAGGATCTCAAATCATTATTCAATGTCAGGTTCTTACCGCACCATCTGAGATCAATGTTATTCTTAGTCTTTCAGATTTCACGCAATATAAGACACTATTCTGAGCAAGCTTGATAAAAGTCGCTGCGCTGGCGCAATGGTTAGCGCGTTGCTTTCCGGTGGCAAAGGTTCCAAGTTCGAGTCCTGGGTGCAGCTTACTTTAAGTTTTGCATACCTGTCATGGGTGATGCTGTTCTTTTTGCCTTTTGATGGATATTGGATATGAGAAAACTgtttcaacaacagccatcgAGGCCTTACTGTTTTTCTCTTTTAGCTGGCTGATATGACCCACTGTTGACAGACGCCTCCCTGGCAGTGATCCATTCTAGATGGCACCTTGCGTTCGTCTGTCAGTATCCTGTTATGTACCTCTCCCCATCGACCTACTTCATAAAGTACATTGCTTTGGGCCTTGTTGGCGTGCGTCCTGGGCCCAATGATCCAGACCACCCAAGTTACGGAACCCATGGGCAGCTCTAATCGGGACCAGAAACTGGCCGATGTATGCGCTGAACAGGCTTGTTAGGACTGTGCCTATGACCATTTCGATATTGAGGATTATGGCAATCTCAAATGGTTCAAGAGAACTCACATTGAGAACAATGTGGGCAACATTTTAGACAAGGCCTATGTCCTCAGTTGCGCAAGGTCCAGATCAGGTCTGGTCTCCAGCCTATCATCTTAGACGGATTCCAGCAGGTGGGTCGCGCCGATTTGCTGCTcaggtactctgtacctgcCGTTGCAACGCCCTGCGCTTCATCGTATCTGCCTTGACACTGTTTCTCATGTGACTCGACGTTAGAGGGGACTGCTATGTTTCTATAACGCTGAGACTACTACTGTCAAACTCGACGAATTAGATCGAAACCACTTCCGTGATCAAGGTAATACTATTGCAGTGGTTGGCAGTTCGGGGGCCATCCTAGGATCAAATGTTGGACACATACAGAGGACATTTGCCTGACATCTCAACAAGTGACTGCGACATGTACAGCTTACAGAAAGATTTGGGTGTTGGACTATGACTCAATCCATCATTTCGACTTTCTTGTGAGACGTCGTTAGCCTGGTGACCTGCCAGATACATACCAAACATCCAGATCGCCGTTGTCTGGCGGATCGCGGGCAGGTAAAGGTAATGCTAGATAACGTTTGACTGGAAACATACAATATTTCAAACAACGATTGTGACTCATCTTAGCCTGTACTGACCCTTGCATGGTATGTCGTGCTGCCAAGCGCTGATACTTGTGTGACTCTCGGCCAGTCTGACTGTGACCTACCACCACACAAACATGCCCTAGCAACAGGATTTATGAGTCAATCAAATGGAAAAAGGCAAACAAGTATGCGGCCGAAGTGCTAACAATCGGTGCAACTTGAATATGTGCGATACATGCAGCCAAAGAGCATTTGACTGAGCAAACAGAGACTCCCCTGTTCCATCACCCGCAAGACGGCAGTGTGAGTTCTAGCCCATGTCGGAAATTTAGACAGTCACACCCACAACATTCGACATTAACAAAGCAAGTCGATAAATCATTTGAACAGTAAATGAAATTGGTCGCTGCGGCTTTTGTCTACCTCTAGACCCATGGACGGAAACACCagtaaagaaaagaaagtgCATGAGAAAAAACTTTTATCcgtttccatcatcaacaccatcaaaaCATTAGTGACATCAACCTTCTCTTTTGATGCCTGGACGTCGCTCTCTCTGTTTCCAAGTACCAGAGAGGTGAGTCGCTGATCCTCCGATATGCTCACCCGGCTTTTCGGCCAGGCTGAAGCTGGTGGGTATCATCTCCAAAGGAAATCCGCCCGGTCCCTTGGGGGAGGGGCTCTACGCTCCCAAGCACGCTGTAGACATGGGTCGTGTTAACCCGAATGAAATCAAGTAAGGAAAAGTTGTAAAAAGAAGGTAGTGTCGAGGCCAGGGATAGTAGTAACTATGCCGTCCTCGTACGTTTTTGGGGGGCGAGTGCACTG includes:
- a CDS encoding signal peptidase complex catalytic subunit SEC11 is translated as MLSSLGNPRQAAAQVMNFALILSTAFMMWKGLSVISDSPSPIVVVLSGSMEPAFQRGDLLFLWNRNLMAETDVGEVVVYNVKDKDIPIVHRVVRKFGKGDKAQLLTKGDNNLSDDTELYAKNQDYLVRKDIIGSVVGYIPFVGYVTILLSEYPWLKTVMLGIMGLLVVLQRE